A window from Onychostoma macrolepis isolate SWU-2019 chromosome 07, ASM1243209v1, whole genome shotgun sequence encodes these proteins:
- the cldn15a gene encoding claudin-15a — protein MDPVIEVVALILGFLSWVMVGVAIPNRYWKVSSLDGTVITTATLYENLWMSCATDSTGVHNCREFPSLLALSGYIQASRALMIAAVVAGTFGVVATLIGMQCSKAAGDNHILKGRIAGTGGAFFLLQGLCTMISVSWYAANITQEFFNPLYPGQKYEIGEALYIGWASGVLAICGGACLMFSCKLGTKEKAYYQPTRETVYSASASRRDAQSTYGRNAYV, from the exons ATGGATCCGGTTATTGAAGTCGTTGCTTTAATTCTAGGCTTTTTGAGTTGGGTAATGGTTGGCGTCGCAATCCCGAACCGTTACTGGAAGGTATCCTCGTTAGACGGGACAGTGATCACCACCGCAACCCTGTACGAGAATCTGTGGATGTCCTGCGCCACGGACTCGACGGGAGTGCACAACTGCCGCGAATTTCCCTCACTGCTGGCCCTGTCTG GTTATATCCAGGCGTCCCGCGCTCTTATGATCGCGGCAGTGGTGGCTGGCACGTTCGGCGTGGTGGCTACACTCATCGGCATGCAGTGCTCGAAGGCCGCTGGTGACAACCACATACTGAAAGGCAGAATCGCCGGAACCGGAGGCGCATTTTTCCTGCTGCAGG GTTTGTGCACCATGATATCAGTGTCCTGGTACGCGGCCAACATCACTCAAGAGTTCTTCAACCCGCTTTACCCTGGCCAAAA GTATGAGATTGGAGAGGCTTTATACATTGGCTGGGCCTCTGGTGTTCTTGCCATCTGTGGTGGAGCTTGTCTCATGTTCTCCTGCAAATTAGGCACAAAGGAGAAGGC TTACTACCAGCCCACACGTGAAACAGTTTACTCAGCATCCGCATCCAGGAGAGACGCTCAGAGCACTTATGGAAGAAATGCCTATGTCTGA